In the Pedobacter cryoconitis genome, AAAACTTGATGAACCAATGATTCAAAAAATCAATACGTTTATCGATACGACTATTGCGAAACCTGAAATCAGAGCTTTCAGTTTATCATTCTTTGGGGGAGAGCCTTTGTTGTATTTTAAAAAAGACGTTACTCCAATTATTAAGGCTTATGCGGATGCTTGCAAGACCAAAGGCATAACGCCAAGTATTGGTTTTACAACGAACGGTTATCTCATCAATGATGAATTTATAAATTTTTTTAAAGACAATGATCTTACCTGCTCTTTACAGATAACACTTGATGGTTATAAAGAGGAGCATGATTTGGTTAGGTTTGTAAATGCAAATAAAGGTTCTTATGAACAAATCATGAAGAATATCAGGTTGCTTATCAATAATAAATTCTATGTCCGTTTAAGGATTAATTATACAGATAAAAATCTCCATGATTCCTATAAAATTGCTGATGACCTGGCAGATATTACACAAGAATTAAAGGATAACTACCTGCTCATTGACTATCACAGAGTCTGGCAAAATGATAAGGTTGATAATTTGAAGGTAGTGCTGGATAGGAATGCAAATATAATGCGTGATCAGGGGCTTGAAGTGCTGACTAATTTCTCTCCGAATAATGTGCTCAGTTCTTGTTATGCAGATAAAAGAAATAGTGCGGTTATTAATTATAACGGAGATCTTTTTAAATGTACTGCCAGAGATTTTACCAATGTAAAAAGAGCGGGTTATTTAAGTGAAGAAGGGGAGTTGATTTGGGAAAACGATTATCTGAACAAAAGAATGAATGCCAAATTCAAGAATAAACCTTGTCTTACTTGTAAGATTATGCCGATCTGTAATGGAGGATGTTCGCAACATGCAATGGAGCATTTGGAGGGGGACGATTACTGTGTTTACCATGGAGATGAAAATGAAAAAGACAAGGTTATCGCCACTAAAGTAGAAGAATTAATGAATGCTGCTGTTGCTGTTTAAATTGAGTAGACAAATATTAAATGTTTTCTAAAAGAAATAAGTTTAAATTTTTTCATCAGCTCGAAAGCATTGATTGTGGGCCGGCATGTCTGGCTATGGTAGCTAGTTATCATAAAAAACATTTCACTTTAAAAGAATTAAAAAAATTGTGTTCTATTACCAGAATGG is a window encoding:
- a CDS encoding radical SAM/SPASM domain-containing protein; translation: MKYSQFNAVIPYDEKFALYNSYNQKVIFIEEGLKDILNAAIFEGIDNLQEIHPTFYAYLIAEKYVIEEDIREVELVKEITKQVDENHTDFFLTINPSMNCNFKCWYCYETHVKKSKLDEPMIQKINTFIDTTIAKPEIRAFSLSFFGGEPLLYFKKDVTPIIKAYADACKTKGITPSIGFTTNGYLINDEFINFFKDNDLTCSLQITLDGYKEEHDLVRFVNANKGSYEQIMKNIRLLINNKFYVRLRINYTDKNLHDSYKIADDLADITQELKDNYLLIDYHRVWQNDKVDNLKVVLDRNANIMRDQGLEVLTNFSPNNVLSSCYADKRNSAVINYNGDLFKCTARDFTNVKRAGYLSEEGELIWENDYLNKRMNAKFKNKPCLTCKIMPICNGGCSQHAMEHLEGDDYCVYHGDENEKDKVIATKVEELMNAAVAV